The sequence below is a genomic window from Piliocolobus tephrosceles isolate RC106 chromosome 8, ASM277652v3, whole genome shotgun sequence.
cGAAATGTAATAATTCTTTAGTGAAAACATTAAACATGATGTCATTTTTAAAGTGCCAGACTTTCTATTTAAAGCATTGCCACAAAGTAGATAGCTTACTTAGTTTACAAATAGCAACACAAAACGGGTCTTCTGTGTCTTTAAGTCTGTTTAGCATATCTGAAAGTGCTTCTTCCTCACACTTAGATATTTAAGGCAACTGCCCCCCAGTTTATTACCTTATCTCAATTGTTTAGTTTTCTTAAATAGAATTCAGAGaaatagtcatagatttaaatttttaaacactaATAAAGCATTGGTTGATTCCCATAATATAGCTAGTAGTCAAAGTGGACAAGATAATGAATTGACTGAGATCACTGTTTCATCTTCATCCAAGAAAGCTGCCTCTAAAAAAAGACCTTAAATTGCTGTAGAAATCCAATTTGTAAGAAGCATATAGATGGGAAACACCAGCCAGGATCACATTAATTTTGTGACTACCAGCATTGCTTTGaagtgaagaagaagaaggaggaggaggaggaggaggagaagaagaagaaaaaagaaaaaatgacaaaaataataagtcCACTCAAATCCCAATTTTAATCCAACAACAcaaccagaagaaaacaaattacaaatgcAAAGTTCATATCTTAGTGATCTAGTGAACATGACACCCTCACAAAATAAGTTTTAGCTTAATAATAAGTAAACTCCAATGACAAGAAAATATTATAGGATTGTGATACCTCATTGCTAAAAAGTAGATTATAGTAAGAAATTGGGAGTCTCGGAACTTGCCATCATGGAAACTCCATGATTGATTGGTTTTGAATGTGTAGGTATGGGAAACTGACAAATCAttgtaacaaaaatattcaacTCACTAGAATTGAAAATCTATGCAGGAAAAGTCTCTCTGACAAACTACCATTCATTTAGCTACCTACTCAAATAAAAGCTGCGACATAACAGAGATCTAGAAATAAAGGCatggtttccagttttttgttgGAATGTTCTAATAAACTATCTTCTCAGGTATAAACTATATAAGGTTGTGACTGACTGCTGATTGACAGGCAATTTATGGGCACCAGCAATTTACATAAAAAATAGTGGGCTTggagatattttcaaatatgtttactATGAgtgaagttgaaaaataaaaaccaatataaTCAGTAAGGATTTAAAAATGAGAGATCTATATAAAATGCtataagcaaaggaaaatgagaaacattTCTGGGGAGACACAAGTGAGTTTTGTTATTATAAGTTTTAAAACTAAAGTAATAGCTGATATTCAACCAATAGCATCATCCTTCGGGGACATACACATCTAGGTTTGAATGCggaaaactgttttgttttgttttgtttttaatttttaggtttctttttcaaGAACTTTCTTATTAAAACTTAAATACTTATTGAAGTGATCCATGAAACCTCATAGAAAGGGGAATTCATGCTTGACACATTACTTAGCATGCTTCATAGCTTCCCCACGGCAGTTCATATGCTCCTGAACATATTTTACCAGGGAAATAATAGtcttattcacacacacacacacacacacacacacacacacacacacacacacacacaaaaccttcCACATAAAATGCTACAAGTCCCAGGAAACTGACAAAAGCAACATTAAAATTTTGTGCAAAATCAGAGCTCCATTTCTGAATTCTATCTATGAAAATACAACATTGGTTCTATTTAACTAAGTGCAAAGTTTTCTCTCTGCTTAATAAGCATAATAAACATCATCCTTACCATTATCTGTAGAATAAAAGCAGCAACGTGTTGCTTCCTGCAGTCACCAAATCaaggtttttcttcctttctttctagtAACTTCTGTTTCACCAGTAAGATTAGGAAGAAAATAAGTCTTGAGTATTTGCCTCAGTATTTCAGACCAGAAGACTGTGAAACTAGCTCTTAGTAAAAAGAACAGGTCTGGTATTTTACAATTACTTCTGCAACCCAGAGGTACCTCCTAGACTCTGGTACCTCCCTCGTTCTCTAAGTTTCTTTTAGTAATGAGACTAATTTTTCCAGTAGCCTTGAACTCCCTAGATTTAACTGACATGGAAAATGTGACTAAAAATTTGTAGAACTGTCTAGCCTCCAACCCTACACAGAATCAACTTTGTTGTAAATGTTGAAGAACACCTCGCAAGCAGCTACATGCTCAGTTTCTACTCCTGAGCTACGCAGCAGAGAACACCAAATAACAGTGCGCCATCTAGTTAGCAAGCTGCAATCTCCATGCTAGAAGGGGGGACACTTTCAAACCCTGGGAGTTAAGAACTTGTCAGGGTTCAGCTGCTCTAAAGGTCcaattgtttatttaaataaaaaaaaaatatcgcTACTGAGATAATCCACATCTAGTGGATATGGGAAAATTTAGGTTATAATGGCACTACAAACTTTTACATCTAACTTTGATTTACAAGATAAAAGcaagttttaaattaaaagggCTTTCTGTTAATAGAGCTTATTATTCTGAAGACGGGAATGATTTTCTTCGAAAGTTGTCCCTGGGTGCATGCCTATTATCTTTGCTTTTCCCCTTCCACTAATGAGCATTTATCTAAAGAGCCTGTTAATCCTCTGATGTGTGCTTCTGGTCAGAGGTAACAGTTTGAATAAAACCACTAATCACTGATCACTAAATCACTGATCATTAATCACACTTTCCAGTGCCCATGActgggccattttttttttcctttaagtctATGCATCACAAACAAGAAGTTCAACATTTTCGATGCACACATATTGTGTGGAGGTTACACTATTTCATCTCTAGATGTGAATAAATACTAAATCCTGCCACAAACTTGGGGAAGTATGTCAATTAGACCCCAGAGAGGAATTTCACAAATGTCTACCCTACAGCATGGCTTTCACTTTGAAGAAAGTAGATCTAATTATAAGAAAACGTGTTCTTCGAGAAATTCCCTCATATTGGCAATAtaagtatttctttatttagttttcacCAACTCCAAATCAGGGACCACTCCAATTCCCTCTCCCGCTCTATCCAAAACTCTGTTAATACTTTCAGAATTTAATTTCTGCacatttcccccccccccccccccccaccaagaGTTCTTTTTACTTTGATCCCTTGCAACAAGTCATACACAGGGTCTTTATTTCAACTGCCAGATACGGAGGTTCTGACTCAATTCAATGACTTAAGTATTGAACTACCTCTTTCAACATAGAAACTTAAGGTTAAGAGCTAGAAACTAACGCACACACCAATTTATTGTATGGAAGTTTAGGTTCAACAACTCACATTCCCTTACTTTGGAAATGAAACGTTTAGTCTTGATCCTTTCAGCTAAACCTGATTTTGTCAGCATCCTGGCTTCTTCGTCTTCCCTCTTCTGCTAAAGGGCAGGCACTACCCTTTAACAAACAAAGTGAAGTACTTTGTTTGCAGTGGGTGTATTGCCTTCCTAAGTCACCACCACGAGGACAGAGTATTATCATAACGCTTGGAAACATTTCCTGATTTGCCTTTTCTATCAGGACTAAGCATTTTCGCTCTAGAGGAGAAGGCTTGCTGGTGCCTTTCTTAAATAATACAAAAGGGCAGATTGCGCGCTGATCAGGTACAGTTGTCCCCTCAGACCCCAGAAGCTTTTACCCACACTCCAGGGACTGTGCTCGCTCCAGGGAAAGCTGTAAAAGGCGGGGCCGGGGCTAGAGTGATAACGGTGTAGACGGGGGAGTGGTGGAGAGGGAGGGGTTGGGAAGAGAGGGCAATAAAGATGCCTAGGGAGGGGGCGACTGCACGAGTGTATTGTGAGGAGGGTAGGGGGATGCACAGCAGAGTTGCTTTGTCAGCATTCTAAGCTCCTGAACCCTTGAGGAGCTCAAGCCGTTAATCAAACACTTACTGGCCTGCAGAATGACGTAATGGACCTGTATCCAGCCTTTATTCCTTGACACATGtcagagaaggagggaaaaataaaaatcaaacacattCTGCAGACTGACAACGAAATATACAAGTAGCCGGCTCCAGACCCCGGCCTTGAACAAGCATCAAGTGGGGGCGGCACCGGTCCAGGGAAAGTTGGGGACGGGGATGAGAGTGTGGACAAGGTCTAGGGCTTTATCTACTAGACGTCCCTTAAAAACAAATCTATGGCAAAGAAGTGGATGCAGTTGCTGAGGGAAAACATCTCCTTGGTTCCTTCCTCCGCATCTTGCCCCTCTAAGAACTTCATGAAAAGTTCAAGTGGTTCTGCCGAGAATTTGCCGCAGGGGGAGACTCCGCCGCCTGGTCCTGGGAATTGCCTGGGCGCCGCCAAGGCTCGAGCCGGAGCTGTCATTTGGGGCAGCGGCCGGGAAGAGGTAACGATGCCAGCGAGAAAGCAGCGGAGGCAGGAGGCGGCCGGAGGAGTGGACGGGAGCGGAGGGAGCCTCGCTGCTCTCCAGCCCGGAACGCCTGGAGCGAAAGCCAAGCGCCCTCCAAGGGCGACCTCCCCTCCCTGGGCGCGCGCCCACCCACTGCAGCCAGCAGCCCCACGGGAGAAGTGGCAGCGGCAGCTCCGCACCGGGGAGAGCGAGCCCCCTGCGCGCGCGCCCACCCGCTCCCTAGGTGACCCGGCGTCCTCGCCGCGCCCGCTGGAAGTTTGCAAACTTTCTCCGGGGGTTCCGCCGCCACGCTGGGAAGCTGGGGACGCGGGGGGAGGTTCCTGGCTCGCCGTCTCCGCTGCCGCTTGACCGCACTTCTGGAGGACTCCGCACCTTGCCAGGTCTCTGGAGGCAAACACACACCCCCGATTCATAACTGGTCCCCGCGTCAGGGGACTCGCGCGCTcccacacacgcacgcacgccgGGCGGACTCGGCGCCGGCTCCACGTTAGCATCCCTCCAGGCGCGCGGCGCGGCGTCCACCGAGCGCTCAGGCACTCATGCGGCGCGGGGTctctggggtggcctcaggacACAGCCGAATTCCACAGTCTACCAGCACTCGGGGCCAGACTTCCCTCTGGTCCGCCAAAATGTTTACAAACACAGATCACCctccagaaaaaaatgcatcGCATCTTCCCTACTCCTTGCCCTGTGACCTGCCCACTGGACCAAGTAACCTCGCGGCTGCTGCCGAGAACCAACCCCTGCAAACAAGTACGCTCCCGAGATGGCTCCCGCGGCAAGTGCAACAAAAGTGGCTAAATGCAAAAGCCCCAGAAGTGGCCGAGCCGTATTTTTAGGAACTTACCAAACAAGTGTGGAGAAGGCAAGAGCGGAGCCCGGGTGAAGGGACCACGTTGGACTGAGCAAAGATTACAATACATTCTATTTAGAGTGCATTACATCACCCCCCCGGTGACGTCACGTGGGATTCCTGAACTTCTAAATCATTGCGGTCCGCTGGGGAGGGACGGAGCGAGGGGCGGGGCCGGCGCGTCGAGGGGGCAGGCCCCACCCCGGCCCCGCCCAGACCCCGCCCCGCCCGCGCGGACCCTGGTGCACCCGCCCGGGAGTGGCAGCGGCGGGGGCGACTGCGCAAGCAACAGCTTGCAGAGCCCAGCGCCGTGTGACACGGCTCCCTGACATTAGTGGTGTGAGTCAGCTTGGAAACAATCCTTATGGTTTCAGACAGGACCACGGAGGAGGCGCGGGCGTGGGCTGTTCTGCGGGGAGGGCCTGATGGGGTTTGAAAGGTGTAGGGATGGGGGTTAGGGGAAAGGTGGGGAGGGGGATGCTGAAGGATGTGGGAAGAGGCTTTGCAAACAGAAATGCAGGAcgctcctccctcccccaccagaGGATGTCCAGCTCCTTTTTGCTTGCGACAGTCATGACCTCATTTCAGTGTTCCCTGCATCCTGGCTTCTCAGAGCACTCACTTGTCACCCCTTCTTTACCGCCCCCATCTCACCTCCTCCAGAATAACTTCCTTATGGTGCACACTCTCATGAAATACACAGCCCCCACCCTTCGCGGGACCCCTGCTTCGTGCGTCTGAGAAGCTGTAGGGAGAGTTGCTCCTAAGGCGAAAGGTGGATCACAGCTAGAGCCAAGTGATGAGCCTGATTTAGACACGGCGTCAGAGCCGAAAGGGCCCTTGGCTGTCACTTCCAGAGCCTCTTCGGTAACTGGCCCAAGCTCACGGgctgggaagtggcagagccagggccagACTGCAGGATCCGGGCGCCTGGTCTGCAGCGAGAGGAGCCTGGCGTCTCCAGCATCCGGCCGTCACCATCGCTGTCACCATTCCCCTGCTGAATTTCCTTTCAGAAGTTCTCCCTTTGAGTAGGATTCAAAGAGAAGGCATAGGCTAAATCCAGCCCGATTCTAGACGACCAATGCCAACCTCGCAGCCCCTCACACCTTACAAAGCATTTGCAACCACgtgaattcccttgtttctcacAACAACCCGGGTACCATAAGTAGGACAGGTATTATaattatccccatcttacaggTGAGCTAAGGCAGACACCAGAAGGTTAAGTGGCTGGCCTGAGATCACTTGATGAGCAAGGGGTGGCACTGGGCCCACCTCAATCCCTGTTTTCAAGCCCAGATCCCAACTGGGCTCCTTCATAGAGCCAGGGGTAAACGTTCCCTTCTTGTGGGTTATTGGTGATTGGAACCTCTGCTAAGAACACATTGGCTGGGAGTTGGAGCTTTGCTTAGAAACAGTTTAGCCCCCATTAATAAACAATAATCATTTCTGACATTTATGTAACATCTGACATTTATATAGTACCTCTCATCCCAACACATCACAACCATGACGGTGCAGTTTGCCAGAGAATCATGACTGGGCTGGCTAGAAACTGTAATACATTGCCTGGATTGTCACCTACTTCTGAGCTGGTTTTGACATACTAAATGGAAGAGCTTAGcatgttatttctgtttttaagtgtTTAAATGGCCCCTTGCCCTTTAGTGTTCCTTGAAACCACAGAGACTGATGACTGTTTGATCCTCACAGCCTTATTCGGAGTTCATCACTGAGTTTTCTACTTACTGTTTTCCACATGTAGCCCTGAAGGAACTGCAAAAGAAGGGCTCCAGTCTAAGCTGAACCTTAACCAATAAAACTTGAAATATGACATTTCCTTTATGGAAGGAAGCAATACCCTCTCAGGATCAGTTCTATGACCAATACAGCCTTTTCTACCTAAAGCAGGTATCTACCATCTTCTCCCTCAAAGAAAAAGTCTGAGCCAGTCAAGGAGCAATCTAGAGGCAAAAAGGGGATAAAGCCAAAACATATCAGAGCTCAGGCTAAGAGCTTATCTTTTTCCCCAGCTGATAGgagcaaaacaaaagaatagaatGGAGAATTGAATAAGTAAGTCTGGGTGatcagcaaaatattttaaaagtagattcaAAATGTGAATTTGAAACATTTAATTCTCAATATTCTCTACATGAAAGCATACATATATGAGTTTTAATGTTAGTAGTTCATCCATTTCTAACACTATCTAAATTATTTGtctgtatttataaattatttctgatCTTTTGTTTGACATGCTGTAACTAAACAATGCTCCTGCTTGAGCATTATTATGCTCAAGCATGACATATAGGAACACACATCAAACTTTCCATGACTTTCCAACAACTTGATAATCATTAGGTTACTTGAAGTCTCAATAAATAGAGAATTTCTGTTAACATCAGCAGTATTGTTCATGGTACTGACTCCTCCCTCAGCTTCTGCTAATGACCCCTTGCGCTTTAGTGTTCCTTGAAACTACAGGGACTGATGACTGTTTGATCCTCACAGCCTTATTCAGAGTTCATCACTGAGTTTTCTACTtattgtagaaataaaataattgcaatttAATGCAAAAGGTTTCTAGCTGTCACATTACAGACTGAGATCTTTACATATTCCAGATCTCTGTTACCAactaaatcacacacacacacacacacacacacacacacatcatttctaaatgtaaactgaagaaaagaagagatacTTATGAGTGTAGACTCTAGTGTCAGCCTGCCTGAATTCAAATTTTAGCTCTGCTACTTGACTCCtggttctcagtttcctcagctatgaatgaggatggtgatgataatCACAGCGACTCGAGTTCAGAATTCTATTACTTAAGAATTGTGCTTGGGGCCacgcatggtggttcacacctgtaatcccagcactttgggaggccaaggcaggtggatcatctgaggtcaggagtttgagaccagcctgaccaacatggtgaaacccccgtctctactaaaaatacaaaacttagctgggtgtggtggcaggcacctgtaatctcagctactcaaaaggctgcaacctggaaggcagaggttgcagtgagctgagatcatgacattgcactccagcctgggtgacaatagcGAAACTCtgccagaagaagaagaagaagcaggaggaggggaggagaaggaggaggaggaggaggaggaggaggaggaggaggaggaggaggaggaggaggagaaaagatttttgtttggCACAGGGCAAGTACGATGGAAGCActcattctctttttattaatAAAGGTATTTTGGCCAATGCTGTGATAGGTGGGAAttaggtgaattttttttctttttttttacaaacttaactaaataaatgaaaagagaaccttTACCCAGTAATTCCCCCAGCCCCACATTGCCTTCTGTATGTGTCATCTGGGCCAAGCAGCCTCTCATCTGTCAAATGTGCCAGCAGAGTCCCCGTGTTTGTGGACTCATATTTCTGCCTCATGCTCACTCAGTCTCTCTCCCAGGATTTCTCAGAGCCAGAGTTTCATGGAGGCTGCAGTTACTGAGAGCAGCTATGCCAGAGCATCTCTAAGGGTGCCTCTGCTGGTGGTGGCCACGGCCTGGGGCATTTGCTCTCTGATGTGCCAGCACCACCACTAGGAATGCCCTCTCACCCACCAGGTCTCCATCCATTGTGGCCTGTCAGACTTATGGAGACAGGGACGCTTACAAGAGAACCAAGGTAAACTGGCTGGGGTACCACCCAGCCAACATTCTCCCGAGGCTCATCCCATTTCTCTCCACAGAACAGGAGTACAGGCGGGACACAACCAGCCCTGGAGGTACTACTGGCGGTGGCAGAGAGATTGGACCTATGCAGAGCTGACTGGCACCTGCAGTGACCAATGAGAATAGGTGAGACCCCTGCGAGACTAGGGGTTAACCCTTTAGTTGCTGGATCGCGGGCCGTGGAAGGGAGAGGACTAGACAGCTGGGCCAGTGTCTAGTCCAGTGGGGAAGCACTAGGCATTCACCAACTCCCACGGAAGAATTTTAATATGTTAAGAAATTGACAGCCTTACTAGTACTTATCAGGCCTGAATAAAACCATCCCAAGACGCCTCAGATGGGAAGAAATTCTTTAGCTCTCTACTTTGGGTTCAGTCATTTCTCAAACATTCAGCAAACATCAGcagatctgtccagtgctgaggacagaaaacaaaaaatggtctGTTTCTTCCCAGCTCCTAGGCTCCCACAGAAGTTCTCAAACGTAGTGGAGTAAGCAAAAAACACCTGGGCAACTTATTAAAGTCAGTTTCTTGAGTCAGACTTCCCCAGGGATTTTAGTTCCAAGGGTTGGCATTGGGTCCAGGATTCTGCATTTGTGATTCTGATGCAAGTGTCTGGGGAACTCCCCACctaccaccaccacacacacatacttcgAGTGACTCTAGTTTAATGAATTCATAGATAGGCAGTGATCCAGGAGGAAGCCggtgagggaaaagaaaagaggtcaGTCTGAGACACTCAAAAATATGACCCAAGCTTCATATGCTTAAgatcaaggccaggcacagtgtctcacacctgtaaccacagctatttgggaggctgagacaggaggataacttgagccctggagttcgataccaacttgggcaacatagacgGCCTGGCCTGGgcttctctacaaaaagtttttaaaattagccaggcatggtgatgtgcacctgtggtctctgctactgaggaggctgagatggaaggctcgtttgaatccgggaggatCAAGGCTGTGATGAGCAGTGACTGCACCACAGCGCTCCAGcgtggatgatagagtgagaccctgtttcagaaaaagaaaaagagaccaatCCTCTAGCAGCTTCCCAAAAAGATGAACACATCCCTAGAGAAGGCTTCTCATCAACCCTTCTGCGCACATCACTCAGAGTgacattttcccactttttacattttattttaggctTTTCTTAACTAAGTTAAAAGTGATGGGGAAAGGGATGCTGCTGAGGCCCACTTTGTGGTTAAACATCTAGCTATCACCCCATTGGGAAGTTTCCTTCCCTACTAAAATGGGTCTTCACCAGGTTTCTTCATTACCTTACTTGAAGGGataaagatttacaaataaaTGGAACTGCAAAATGCATCCAAAGCTGTCAAAACCACAACACGGTGAGCTAACATTTACCAAGCATTTGCTCCGTGCCAAGCCTTGAGCTAAGGGATTTATGTGCATTTTCTCCGTTAATCTTCACGTCTCTGTGAGGCAGCTGGAACCATTCTCATTTTGCAATCAGGAGATCTACTCTTAGAGAGGCTGAGTAACTTACCCAGAATTGCACAGCTGGGGCATGGCCGA
It includes:
- the LOC111551840 gene encoding uncharacterized protein LOC111551840: MLTWSRRRVRPACVRVWERASPLTRGPVMNRGCVFASRDLARCGVLQKCGQAAAETASQEPPPASPASQRGGGTPGESLQTSSGRGEDAGSPRERVGARAGGSLSPVRSCRCHFSRGAAGCSGWARAQGGEVALGGRLAFAPGVPGWRAARLPPLPSTPPAASCLRCFLAGIVTSSRPLPQMTAPARALAAPRQFPGPGGGVSPCGKFSAEPLELFMKFLEGQDAEEGTKEMFSLSNCIHFFAIDLFLRDV